The DNA sequence ACTACAACATAAAGGCATTGGTCTTTGAGAATAAGTAGATATATATATTCCATGATGGTCTTAAACTAAGACATGCCAAAGCAGAAAAGAAAGAACAAAATATCTAAAAATATACAATATTATAAAAAAGCAAAATATCCTGACAAAGTCGCAAGGCAAAAACACCTTGTATTTGTCAGGATATTTCCGGTTGGTTCTGCAGGGATTAAAATTCATTATTTCCCGGCAAACCATTTTTCTAGGGAAATATAAAGTTATTTATAAAAATCCAACTTCACATATATGAAGTGGCTTTCTATCTTTTTATCTCAGACAATCTTACCTTTCTGTCCTCGTTAAGTGACAGAGTAAGTGCGTCTGCAGTTGCAATAGCCACTCTTGCTGCCTTTCCTGTAAGCAAAGGAAGGAATTCATCACTGACCTCAGCTCCATGCAAAACATCATTAAATAATTTCATTTCATTCTTCATAATACTGTGCAGCCACATTGGCGGTTTCTTACCCGGCTTTCCATACATTATGGCACCATCCATTTCGGTTCCATGGTATATTCTTGTACGATCATCATCCTCTTCCTGTGTTTCATGAACTAAGAAATGTTCTGTTTTATCTCCTATTCTAAGAGTTCCACCACAATCATACATATCTATTTTAATAGCACCCTTTGTGCCCTGAATCAGTACATAGTGCTGTGGCCAGTGAAAAGCTGAACCATATTCAAGTAGAGCAAACTTCTTATTGGGGAATTCCAAATTTATAAAGAGCATATCATACTCATCACCAAATTCTTCACCCTGATGTGCCACATTTCCACCTGTCATTGTTAACTTTTCAGGCTCACCCATTATAAATTGAATACATTCAAGTTCATGTATATGATGCTACAAATGTCCACCTGATTTTTCACGAATTTTCTTCCAGCTTATACTCTCCTGCGGCTCTTCCCACCCATTTCTAGCTGAATGGCAGTACAAAACATCTCCTATTACCCCATCATTTATAAGCTTCTTCGCATATCTTACGCCTTTAAAAAAGTTCATAACATGTCCTGCCATAAATCTTACACCATGCTCCTCACAAGCCTTTACCATCTCATCACAATCACTGTATGATAATGCTATAGGCTTTTCACAGAATACATGTACCCCATGCTCTGCGGCCTTTATTACAGGTTCCTTATGTAGGTAATTCGGTGAAGCCACTATAACTGCATCTACATCTTCTCTACTATATAATGTATCCAGATCTGTCTCTACATCACAGTCTAATTTCTTAGCTATTTTATCTGCATTATCTGGGTCAAGCACTTCAACTATTCTTGCATTTTTCTGCTCATTCATTATTCTACCCAATTCTGCACCAAAATATCCTGTTCCTACAAGTACATATCCTATCCTGTCCATTTTCAAATAATCCTCCGATTTTATTTTACTGAGCCCTCTGTCATACCGCCGGCAATATATCTTTGTATGAATGTAAAGAATATTACAGATGGAATAACCACGATTGTAGATGCCGCCATCATACTTCCCCAGTCAAGAATTTCAGCACCTTGCAAAGACTTCAGACCTACTGAAACTGTCATTAAATTTGTACTGTTTATAAGAATTAATGAGTATAAAAACTCATTCCATGCATTAATAAATGTGTATATCGCTGTTGCTACTATTCCCTGTGCTACAGGAGGCAATACTATCTTAACAAATGTCACAAGCTTGTTTGCTCCATCAACTCTTGCAGCCTCCTCTATTCCAATAGGGACAGTCTTGAAAAATCCTACCAGCATCCACACTGCATATGGCACACTGAATGACAAATACACTATTATAAGTCCAACTCTCGTATTTGTAAGACCAATTTTTGCCATTACAAGTGAGTATGGTATTGCAAGCAGTATGGGTGGAAACATATAAGTTGTAACTAATACTCTTGACATAATATTCCCAAATTTCGGGAAAAATCTGACTATACCATAGGCTGCCATTGAAGATACCGTTATTGCAATTACTGTAGTTATCAAAGCTATTACAAGGCTATTTCCGATATTTACAGTAAAGCCCAGATTATCTATTACATTCTTATAATTAGCCAGTGTAAATTCCTTTGGTAAGAATGATGTAGGACTTGAAGTCAACTCTCCTGCCGCCTTTACCGAAGAAAGTATTACCCAAACCAGCGGAAAGAAAGCAATAACAGATAAAATAATAAGATATAAATGAAAAATAAATTTCCGATTTTAGATTTATTCTTTCCCATTATTACTTATCCTCCTTTTCCCATCTGTCTATAACCTTGAAATACAATGTACAAATAATTAATAAGAATATAAGTAGCAGCATTGTTACTGCTGATGATTTACCAAGTAGCTTAGTGCCCCAACCCATATTATAAGCATATATAGGTACTGTTGTTGTAGCATTTGCAGGTCCACCACCGGTTATTAAATAAATCAAATCAAAGTTGTTAAATACCCAGATCGTACGAAGCACTACAAGCAATCCTACAACCACCTTGATATGAGGCAATGTTATACTCTTAAACTGCTGCAATTTGCTTGCACCGTCAATTTGAGCAGCTTCATATTGATCGGTAGGTATGGTTTGAAGTGCTGAAAGTACATTTACCATAATCATAGGTGCACCAAACCATACATTTATAAATATCAGAGTTCCAAAAACCAGACCACCATCACTCAAAAATTGTGGCAACTCAGATGCCATTCCAAGATTTACAAGTAAGTTTGGAATAAATCCTGACACACCGTTTCAGATCCACTTCCAAGCAAGTGCTATTACTATTGATGGAAATGCCCATGGTATAATAAGCAATATTCTATAAATACCTTTAAATCTCTTTACCCTGTGTAATGCCAGTGCTGCAGTAAAACCTATAACTATCTGTCCTAGGAGAGAGCATATTGTCCACAGTATTGATATCAAAAATGCTTTATAAAAATTAGGATCTGACAGTATGGAAATATAATTCTTAAAACCTACAAATTTATAGCTTGGTTTAGTCAAATGCTTTGTAGTCAAACTAAAGTATGAGCTTGAAAATATAGGATAAACAAGCAAAGCTCCAACAATTATTAAAGCAGGTAGGACAAACAGCCATCTTGAATAGTTTGATTTTAATTTCTCTCTCATCAAGTTTTCCCCCTTTCCTCAAAAAATGCCCCATTGTCTAAACGGGGCATTTTCAAATTCGCTATTGAACTGAGTCAAATATCTCATTTAGTTTATCTTCTGCATTTTTAGCTGTGGTTTTTACATCAGTACCATTTGTTATAATATCCTGGAACATTCCTTCTATTACACCTTGAGATGTCAACAGACCTGCTTGTACGCTTGGACCATGCTCAAAGCCTATTGCTGTACCCATTTGTACTGCATTAGCAATAACTGCTTCCTCATTAGCAAACTTCTGTATAGTTTCATTAGACTTATATGCTTCTGAATCTGATATACCTGTTATTGCCGGAAGCATTCCAACTGGTGTTGCCGCTAAAAATTCTGTATATGTATCTGTATCGTATAATGTTTTCATAAATGCCTTGCATATTTCAGGATGCTCTGATTTTGCCCATACTACCATAGGTATATTTGAGGTTTCAGCACCGTAATCCGGATCATCCGACTTTATCTTAGGAAGTGGTGCACATGAAATCTGGTCTACTAAGTCCGGTGAATTAGTCTTTATACCTGAAATCTGGAATCCGCTGTTAAAATCAAAAGCTGTCTTACCCTGATAATATAAATTTGCCTGATCAAGCACTGCATAGTTTACAGAGTCCTGTGGAGAACAGTTTTTATAGATATCAAGCCAGAAGTTAATACCTTCTATAGCTTCATCACTTGTCAAATTGGCTTTCAAATCATCTGTCAAAAGGCTTCCACCTGCACTACGAACATAGAAGTTTAAAAATCTTGTAGCCATAAAATCATTTGATCCACATGGGAAAGAACATCCATATACACCATCCTTTGTAAGAACCTTTGCAGCTGTTGTAAATTCATCCCATATCTTTGGCACTTCAAGGTTTGCAGCTTCAAGAAGATCTTTCCTATACCACATAACCTGCGCATGTGAATATAATGGTATGGAATAGCAAACTCCGTCCTTTTCTCCCTCCAAAAGAGCTGTCTTTGCAAATTTATCTCTTCCTATTCCATCTATGAGATCATCTAAAGGTACTATAGCCTCTGAATCCATCATTTCAACCACATGACTTTGTAGTGCGGTACTCATATCAGGCACATTTCCGGAAGCAAGTCCTGTTGTCCACTTTGTATAAAAATCTCCCAATGAAAATGTTTCAATATTAATCTTAACTTTTGGGTTTTCTTTCATAAAATTATCAGCAGCCTTTTGTATAACCTCAAGCCTTGGTCCCTGTGTAAAAGAATGCCGGAAAGTAATTTCTCCATCCAACTCTTTTACTTCTTCAGTCTGACTGCTTGTATTTGATTTAGTTGTTTGCTGATTACCTCCACAATCCACTACTGATGATGTCAATAATACTGCTGTCCGCTCAAAAATCTCTTTTTCATATCTGCCTCCAATAAAATTGTATTTTTATCACAATATTAAATTATAATCCGTTCCTTTGTGATAAATGTTCTTGATGATGATATTATATTATATTTTTTAGTATATTTCTATAAAGTATACTCTCAATAATAGCATAATACACTTGTTAAAGAATCTTATTTATCTATATTCTAATTCTACTGTAATATTCTTACATCAAAATAAAACAGATATTTAAATGAAAATATCCAATAAAATATCTGTTTTTTTATAAATTATTTTGTTTTTTAGACTTAAAAATAGCACATCACACTTATACTATTCTTTTGCAGCTACTCTGTACTGTCTAGGGGTACATCCAAATGCCTCTTTAAACTCTCTAATAAAATAGTTAGGATCCTTGTAGCCTATATTATATGCAATCTCATTTATAGATGTATTACTTACCAATAGTTTTCTTGCAGCAGTTGTCAGCTTCAAATCCTTTATATATACCATAGGCGATTTTCCAACTTGTTCTTTAAATAGTGAACTGAATCTTTGCTTACTTAACTCTGCCATATCTGCCAGAATCTGAGGTGTATAATAATTACTCTTACATTAATTACCTTAAATATATCATAAAGAAACTTAATTTACTATGTAAAAATAGAGAAAACTCCAAATAAAATTGGAGTTTTTATTTATCTATTCAGCTTTAATCGCAGAACCGCAGTAATCACATTCACCAACTTCACCCTTTCTCAGTGTGTTAATTCCGCCACAACCGCTGCACTTAACTGTCACCATTTCTGTAGGGGTAGCCTGTATTGGTGTATTATAAGGAATATTTGCCCTTTGTTGTTGTACTGCAGCAGTATTCTGACGATTTAAAATTTTTATGCAATTTGAGTCCTTATCAATAAATGCATTGACAAAGAATTTTTTCTTAATCATTAACTCAAGATTTTTCCTTACAACATCCTCTGATGTACCAAGAGAAGCTGCAATATCCGGAATATATCCATCCGGATCATTAGAAACTGCCGAAACATATTTTTTAAACTCTTTTATTAATTTTGATTTTTTTCTTGAAAGTGTAAAGAGCCAAACTCCCAGAGCATCAAAAATCAGACAAAATACTAGAGCCTCTATTCCACCTGATGCTCGTGTATCCGCATCAAATATATATATTAGAGTATATAATCCAAAAAAAGCAAATATTGCTATTGCTACAATCATCTGTATAATACTCACAGTTTTATTTACTACTATTGCCACCTTAGATTTATTCATATCTCTTCTCCTCTATTTAAATTTATATTTTCCCTCTCTGCATTATCTGCGTCGCAATCTTCCTATTCGCAATTAATGTATTTAAATGTACTAATTTTTTATTCATCTTTTCATGTATTGCTTCTCTTCTATCACCTACCAAAATCTCAAGCTCTTCAACAGCTTTATCTATTTCAATATCTTCCGGAAGTTTTTTTGAATTGTATGTAAATCTCAAATCATCACTTAATTTCTTAATTGTTGATGAAAACTCTCTACACTCCGGATTATTTGCCAATTTATCTAAACGCCCAACTATTACCCCCATATCAGTCACAGCTCCCATTGTAGAAGCATTCGACTCAGCTATGCTGCTACCCGCAGTAACTGAAACCAAAATCATAATTATCGATATAGTAAGCAATACCAATTCAATGACTATAAAAGAGTTAGTAAACCATTTTAATACCATCATAAATATAATAGAAATCAAAATATTTATGCTTGAATAGGCAAGTATGATAAAATAAACAGCTGACCTTACTATTATCTGCTCACACTTTTTAGAGAGCCATTCTACAAATATTAAACCACCAAAAAATGCCATTTCTGACCATATGATTGCTGTAACTGCAAGACCTGTTACACCAAGCCAATCCTTAATAAATAGTAAGAGAATAATTATCGTAGCAATAATTGTAATAATACCGCTTATTAATATAGTTTTACTTCTTCTATACAATTCTATACCCCCTATAATCTTTCACCACACTCAGGGCAGAATTTACCATCTCCCTCAATTGGTGAATTACATTTTGGACAGCATCTGGTTAATATAGTTCCACATTCAGAGCAAAACTTAGACTTTGATGAAATCTCAGCACCGCAAATTGGACAAACTCTTGGCTTTTCATAGCCACAACTACTACATTTGCTTGCATCATCTGCTATATCATTCCCACATTTCGGACAGTGATTAATCTTCCTACCACATTCAGAGCAAAACTTTGTTGTATTAGTAATACTTCCTCCACAGGCACTGCAAACCAGGTCCCCTTCTTTATTTTTCTCCGGATTCTTTTCTGTATCAAATCCGCAACTACCACAAAATCTCTGTGTTTGAGGTATTCTGGCATGGCAACTTGGACATTCTTTTGCAGCATCTCTTTGGTTTCCGAGCTGTATTTCCTGTGCCATACTACCAAATCCGGCTCCAACACCTTGGCCCATCCCAAGTCCCATTCCAAGTCCCATTCCTGCACCCATTATTGGAGCAACATTTGATCCTGCATTTCTTGCAGCACCTTCAAGAGTATCAAATGATCTCTCCTGCTGATAGTTGTATCCAATAATATTCATCTCAGCTCTTTTAGAAAGAGCTTCCTTTAATTTCTTAACTGCACTGTCATCTTCAGGTACACTGATCTCATTCACATAAAATGAAACCAATTCAATGCCATAATCATCCATTACCGGCTGAATTCTATCTCTCATATGTGTAGACAATTCATCAATATATGCATTTATTTCTAAAATACTGATTTGCTTATGTACCAGATATGCCGAAATAGCATCTTTAACTTTGGTTACATATAGACTTCTAAAATATTTTGTAACAGTATTTTTGTCAAAAACTCTCATCATTGCCACAAGTTTGAGTAAAAACTTTTTTGAGTCTACAATATGTATACCGAAAGCACCATTTGAACGCACCGGGGCAAATATACCATATTTAGGATCTTGAATCTGTATTGGCGTAGGGGTTCCCCATTTGATATCCAAATTGTATGCTTTATTGATATACCATACCTCTGCAGTAAATGGGCTTCTACCACCAAATGGAAGATTTATTATCTTGTTTAAAAAGGGAATATTGGCAGTATCCAATGTATGTCTTCCACCTCCAAATACATCCAATGCTTTACCACTTTTTACAAGAATAGCTTCTTGCGTATCATTTACAATTAGCTGTGTCCATGTTCCCAATTCCTCACTTGGATACTTCCAAGCAAACACATCCGGGCCACCATTATATTTAACAACTTCAATTATTGCCATTTTCACCACCCAATTTATTCCATATTCAATATATTTTAACTGTAAAAGAACTTTTCACCTCGATATTATACTATATACTATTTATATAAATCAATATAAACAAAATTTATATCATAACACATATGTATTCAATTTTTAAAATTATATTCTTATTTATATCTTATTTATTTTTAAAATAATACAATATAAAACATATATAAATAGATTTAAACACTCTTCTGCTATAGTTGTATACAAAACATATGAAACCATATTCATTCTTTACTGGACTAAATTATAATATCAATGTATACTTTACTAAGCGATATCTACTAATCTATAGTGATATCTATCTGAAAGGAGTTTTTATGGATATACCTTATAAAATTTATTTAGAAGAAAATGAAATGCCGAAATATTGGTACAATGTAAGAGCAGATATGAAAAACAAACCTGCTCCACTATTAAATCCCGGAACACATAAGCCTGTAACTTTTGAAGAATTATCACATGTATTCTGTGATGAACTAGTTAAACAGGAGCTTGATGACACAACTGCTTATTTTGAAATACCGGAAGAAATAAGAGCTTTCTACAGAATGTATAGACCTGCTCCACTTGTTAGAGCATACTGTCTTGAAGAAAAGCTTGGCACACCTGCAAAAATTTATTACAAATTTGAGGGAAATAATACCAGCGGAAGCCATAAGCTAAATTCCGCTATTGCACAAGCGTACTATGCTAAAGAGCAGGGACTAAAGGGTGTTACTACAGAGACAGGTGCCGGACAGTGGGGTACTGCCCTGTCTATGGCATGTGCATACTTTGGCTTAGACTGCAAGGTATACATGGTTAAAGTATCTTATGAGCAAAAGCCTTTTAGACGTGAGGTTATGAGAACATATGGTGCTACTGTTACACCTTCACCTTCTATGGAAACAGAAGTAGGAAGAAGGATCTTAGAAAGACATCCGGGTACTACAGGAAGCCTTGGTTGTGCAATATCAGAGGCTGTAGAAAAAGCTACTACTACCGAAGGGTATAGATATGTTCTTGGTAGCGTGTTAAATCAGGTTTTATTACATCAGTCAATTATCGGTCTTGAGACAAAAGCTGCTCTTGATAAGTACAATATCAAACCCGATATTATTATAGGATGTGCCGGTGGCGGTTCAAACCTTGGAGGTCTTATATCTCCATTTATGGGTGAAAAGTTAAGAGGTGAAAGTGATGTAAGAATCATTGCTATAGAGCCTGCATCTTGCCCAAGCTTTACAAGAGGAACATTTGCCTATGACTTCTGTGATACAGGTATGATGACACCTCTTGCAAAGATGTACACTTTGGGTAGTGATTTCATTCCTTCTCCAAGCCATGCAGGAGGTCTAAGATATCATGGTATGAGTTCTACTCTTTCACAACTTTACCATGACGGATATATGGAGGCTGCTTCAGTAAATCAGACTGATGTATTTAAGGCTGCTGAGTATTTTGCAAGAACTGAGGGAATCCTCCCTGCACCTGAGAGCTCACATGCTATCTATGCTGCTATAGAGGAAGCGAAGAAATGTAAAGAAACCGGTGAAGAAAAAACTATTGTATTCGGACTTACCGGAACAGGATATTTTGATATGGTGGCTTATGAAAAGTTCCATGACGGAAAAATGGATGACACTGTACCAACAGATGAGGAGCTAAAGAAATATGCAGATATGCTGCCAAAAGTAGAATAATATAAATTAAAAGGGCTTTATTCCATAATGACAAGTACTATGGAATAAAGCTCAATTTTATTTACTTTCTATTAAATAATATATAGCACCTATAAGGCCTGCGTCATTTCCAAGTTTTGCAGGTACTATCTCAAGTCCTTCCGAGAATCTTGGCATTACTTTTTCATGCACTTTTTTACTAAGACTTTCAATAAACTCTTTTCTACCACTCACTCCACCGCCTATAATGACTTTCTCAGGATTAAAGATATGTACAAGTGATATAATTCCAAGTGAAATATCTTCCACCCACTCATCCACTATTTGAGGAATTACAATATTTTCATTTATTGCATCAAATATCTTTCTGCCATTGATATTATCATTAAATTCCTCTGAAAATGTTGTCGGATCTTTTTCTTTTGCAGCTGCAACCTTTCTTACAAGTGCTGTGGTAGAAGCATATCTT is a window from the Lachnoanaerobaculum umeaense genome containing:
- a CDS encoding carbohydrate ABC transporter permease produces the protein MFHLYLIILSVIAFFPLVWVILSSVKAAGELTSSPTSFLPKEFTLANYKNVIDNLGFTVNIGNSLVIALITTVIAITVSSMAAYGIVRFFPKFGNIMSRVLVTTYMFPPILLAIPYSLVMAKIGLTNTRVGLIIVYLSFSVPYAVWMLVGFFKTVPIGIEEAARVDGANKLVTFVKIVLPPVAQGIVATAIYTFINAWNEFLYSLILINSTNLMTVSVGLKSLQGAEILDWGSMMAASTIVVIPSVIFFTFIQRYIAGGMTEGSVK
- a CDS encoding ABC transporter substrate-binding protein, coding for MTSSVVDCGGNQQTTKSNTSSQTEEVKELDGEITFRHSFTQGPRLEVIQKAADNFMKENPKVKINIETFSLGDFYTKWTTGLASGNVPDMSTALQSHVVEMMDSEAIVPLDDLIDGIGRDKFAKTALLEGEKDGVCYSIPLYSHAQVMWYRKDLLEAANLEVPKIWDEFTTAAKVLTKDGVYGCSFPCGSNDFMATRFLNFYVRSAGGSLLTDDLKANLTSDEAIEGINFWLDIYKNCSPQDSVNYAVLDQANLYYQGKTAFDFNSGFQISGIKTNSPDLVDQISCAPLPKIKSDDPDYGAETSNIPMVVWAKSEHPEICKAFMKTLYDTDTYTEFLAATPVGMLPAITGISDSEAYKSNETIQKFANEEAVIANAVQMGTAIGFEHGPSVQAGLLTSQGVIEGMFQDIITNGTDVKTTAKNAEDKLNEIFDSVQ
- a CDS encoding helix-turn-helix domain-containing protein; the encoded protein is MAELSKQRFSSLFKEQVGKSPMVYIKDLKLTTAARKLLVSNTSINEIAYNIGYKDPNYFIREFKEAFGCTPRQYRVAAKE
- a CDS encoding SPFH domain-containing protein, whose product is MAIIEVVKYNGGPDVFAWKYPSEELGTWTQLIVNDTQEAILVKSGKALDVFGGGRHTLDTANIPFLNKIINLPFGGRSPFTAEVWYINKAYNLDIKWGTPTPIQIQDPKYGIFAPVRSNGAFGIHIVDSKKFLLKLVAMMRVFDKNTVTKYFRSLYVTKVKDAISAYLVHKQISILEINAYIDELSTHMRDRIQPVMDDYGIELVSFYVNEISVPEDDSAVKKLKEALSKRAEMNIIGYNYQQERSFDTLEGAARNAGSNVAPIMGAGMGLGMGLGMGQGVGAGFGSMAQEIQLGNQRDAAKECPSCHARIPQTQRFCGSCGFDTEKNPEKNKEGDLVCSACGGSITNTTKFCSECGRKINHCPKCGNDIADDASKCSSCGYEKPRVCPICGAEISSKSKFCSECGTILTRCCPKCNSPIEGDGKFCPECGERL
- a CDS encoding TrpB-like pyridoxal phosphate-dependent enzyme — its product is MDIPYKIYLEENEMPKYWYNVRADMKNKPAPLLNPGTHKPVTFEELSHVFCDELVKQELDDTTAYFEIPEEIRAFYRMYRPAPLVRAYCLEEKLGTPAKIYYKFEGNNTSGSHKLNSAIAQAYYAKEQGLKGVTTETGAGQWGTALSMACAYFGLDCKVYMVKVSYEQKPFRREVMRTYGATVTPSPSMETEVGRRILERHPGTTGSLGCAISEAVEKATTTEGYRYVLGSVLNQVLLHQSIIGLETKAALDKYNIKPDIIIGCAGGGSNLGGLISPFMGEKLRGESDVRIIAIEPASCPSFTRGTFAYDFCDTGMMTPLAKMYTLGSDFIPSPSHAGGLRYHGMSSTLSQLYHDGYMEAASVNQTDVFKAAEYFARTEGILPAPESSHAIYAAIEEAKKCKETGEEKTIVFGLTGTGYFDMVAYEKFHDGKMDDTVPTDEELKKYADMLPKVE